From Proteiniborus sp. MB09-C3, the proteins below share one genomic window:
- the dhaK gene encoding dihydroxyacetone kinase subunit DhaK has protein sequence MKKIINNRENVVEEMLQGIVAAHPEYVKRVEDYNVLVRKSSPIKGKVGLVSGGGSGHEPSHGGYVGTGMLDGAVAGEVFTSPTPDQVYEAIKAVDGGAGVLLVIKNYTGDIMNFEMASEMAAAEGITVQSVVVDDDVAVEDSTYTTGRRGIAGTVFIHKIAGAAAEKGLELSEVKRIAEKVIKNVRSMGMSLTPCIVPAVGKPSFEIGEDEMEVGLGIHGEPGTHKEKIQSADEIADHLLEKILGDIEIKDDEEVAVMVNGLGGTPLMELYIVNREVHRKLNEKGIKVYKTLVGNFMTSIEMAGASISVLKLDDEIKELLDASADTPAFRQL, from the coding sequence ATGAAAAAGATCATTAATAACAGAGAAAATGTTGTAGAAGAAATGCTTCAAGGCATAGTAGCAGCTCACCCAGAGTATGTGAAAAGAGTAGAAGACTACAATGTGCTAGTTAGGAAAAGTTCACCAATAAAAGGAAAAGTAGGCTTAGTAAGTGGCGGAGGAAGCGGACATGAGCCATCTCACGGAGGATATGTAGGAACTGGTATGTTAGATGGAGCAGTTGCAGGCGAAGTATTTACATCACCTACACCGGATCAGGTTTATGAGGCTATTAAAGCTGTAGATGGTGGTGCAGGGGTATTATTAGTCATTAAAAACTATACTGGAGATATTATGAATTTTGAAATGGCCTCAGAAATGGCGGCAGCAGAGGGTATAACCGTTCAAAGTGTTGTAGTAGACGATGATGTAGCAGTTGAGGATAGTACCTATACTACAGGAAGAAGAGGAATTGCAGGCACTGTATTTATTCATAAAATAGCTGGTGCGGCAGCTGAAAAAGGTTTAGAACTAAGTGAAGTTAAAAGAATTGCTGAAAAAGTAATAAAAAATGTTAGATCCATGGGAATGTCTCTAACTCCATGTATAGTTCCAGCAGTAGGCAAGCCGAGCTTCGAGATAGGTGAAGATGAAATGGAAGTAGGCTTAGGCATACATGGTGAGCCAGGAACTCATAAAGAAAAAATACAATCAGCAGATGAAATAGCAGATCATCTGCTAGAAAAAATACTGGGGGATATTGAAATAAAAGATGACGAAGAAGTAGCTGTTATGGTTAATGGTTTAGGCGGGACACCATTGATGGAGCTTTATATAGTCAATAGGGAAGTTCATAGGAAATTAAATGAAAAAGGAATAAAGGTATATAAAACTCTTGTTGGTAATTTTATGACATCTATAGAAATGGCAGGAGCATCCATAAGTGTACTAAAGCTAGATGATGAAATAAAAGAATTATTAGATGCAAGTGCTGATACGCCTGCATTTAGGCAATTGTAG
- the dhaL gene encoding dihydroxyacetone kinase subunit DhaL, whose protein sequence is MITSDVLLTMIRNMGEAIKENKEFLTDLDTAIGDSDHGINMSKGFTAVLGKLSGMEDKDCGTIIKAVAMTLISTVGGASGPLYGTAFLKAASVVNGKAYIDRQDTIQMLYEAIQGIKARGKAEKGDKTMLDALIPAYEMLKESIENGEEITTAFEKAEVAAIGGVEYTKTIIARKGRASYLGERSIGHQDPGATSSYIILRAIKDTLKEAR, encoded by the coding sequence ATGATTACATCAGATGTGCTCTTAACAATGATTAGAAACATGGGAGAAGCAATAAAAGAAAACAAGGAATTCTTAACAGATTTAGATACTGCAATAGGAGATTCTGATCATGGAATAAACATGAGCAAGGGTTTTACAGCAGTATTAGGTAAGCTGAGTGGTATGGAAGATAAGGATTGCGGAACTATCATAAAAGCAGTAGCCATGACTTTGATATCTACTGTAGGAGGGGCCTCAGGTCCATTATATGGTACAGCCTTCTTAAAGGCAGCTTCAGTAGTTAATGGAAAAGCCTATATAGATAGACAGGATACAATTCAGATGCTGTATGAAGCCATACAGGGGATAAAAGCTAGAGGCAAGGCAGAAAAGGGAGACAAGACGATGCTCGATGCATTAATCCCGGCCTATGAGATGCTTAAGGAATCCATAGAAAATGGAGAGGAAATAACTACTGCCTTTGAAAAGGCTGAGGTGGCGGCAATTGGTGGTGTAGAGTACACAAAAACCATTATTGCAAGGAAGGGCAGAGCCAGTTATCTAGGAGAGAGAAGCATAGGGCATCAGGACCCTGGAGCTACATCTAGCTATATCATTCTAAGGGCTATAAAAGATACTCTGAAGGAGGCAAGATAA